Genomic window (Calditerrivibrio sp.):
ATGATACTTTGTACAATCCATCAGCCAATCCTTGTTTTATCAACCTTTCTTTTATTATCTGTCTTGCATTAAAAAGTCTGGACCTAACAGTACCTATCGGAATTTTTAATATTTCAGCGATCTCTTCGTAGCTTAAATCCTCCACTTCTCTGAGTATGATAACATTTTTTAGTTTAGAAGGTAGTGAATCAACAAATCGTCTTACATACCTTCTTAACTCCTCATCCAAAAGTTCTTTTTCAGGATTGGTATCGTCAGTTTGAATATTAAAGAAGTAATCATCTTCTTCCTGCTCTTCATCGTACATATCAACGTATCTTTTACCCTTTTCCAGTTTCATAAGTGATGCATTGATCGCAATTTTTTTAAGCCAGGAGTAAAATTGCTCCTTATTCCTCAGAGTATGTAAGTTTTCGTAAGCTTTTAAAAATGTTTCTTGTAAAATATCCTGAGCCAAGTCTTCATCTTTGACTAAATTTAAAATAGTACCATAGAGCTGCCTCTGGTATTTCAGTATTAAAAATTCAAAAGCATCAGAGTCACCATTTAAAATAGCATCTACAATTGTTTGATCACCCATTGTATTCTCCATGTTGTTATGATAGATATAAATTTAAAAAGTTCAAGATTATTTTGATGTGTCCGATTATAATTACTGTTTACATGATTTATCGTTTTTGTTATAATTAAACCATAAAAAAGATGGGGTGTGTAGATGAAGAGAATTGCTTTTGAAAAAGTGCTAATGATTTTTCTGATTACCAATGGTTTGCTTGCAATTGTGTTTAGTGGCTATGATATCTATCTGCTCAATGAATTAAAAAATGCCGATAAGAATCTCTTGGAATCTATAGTTTCTAAGCTCTATTTTGTA
Coding sequences:
- a CDS encoding sigma-70 family RNA polymerase sigma factor; protein product: MENTMGDQTIVDAILNGDSDAFEFLILKYQRQLYGTILNLVKDEDLAQDILQETFLKAYENLHTLRNKEQFYSWLKKIAINASLMKLEKGKRYVDMYDEEQEEDDYFFNIQTDDTNPEKELLDEELRRYVRRFVDSLPSKLKNVIILREVEDLSYEEIAEILKIPIGTVRSRLFNARQIIKERLIKQGLADGLYKVS